In Juglans microcarpa x Juglans regia isolate MS1-56 chromosome 7D, Jm3101_v1.0, whole genome shotgun sequence, the following are encoded in one genomic region:
- the LOC121239293 gene encoding aquaporin PIP2-7, which translates to MGKDVEGAEQGEYSAKDYQDPPPAPLIDPEELTKWSFYRALIAEFIATLLFLYITVLTVIGYKVQSTAPGADDCAGVGILGIAWAFGGMIFILVYCTAGISGGHINPAVTFGLFLARKVSLIRAVLYMVAQCLGAICGVGLVKGFQKTHYNQNGGGANELAQGYNKGVGLGAEIIGTFVLVYTVFSATDPKRSARDSHVPVLAPLPIGFAVFMVHLATIPITGTGINPARSFGAAVIYNQDKAWDDQWIFWVGPFIGAAIAAFYHQFILRAGAIKALGSFRSNA; encoded by the exons ATGGGAAAGGACGTTGAGGGTGCGGAGCAGGGAGAGTACTCGGCCAAGGACTACCAGGATCCACCTCCAGCGCCTTTGATCGACCCGGAGGAGCTGACAAAGTGGTCCTTCTACAGAGCTCTTATAGCGGAGTTCATAGCCactcttcttttcctttacATCACAGTCTTGACTGTGATCGGGTACAAGGTCCAGAGTACTGCCCCCGGCGCCGACGATTGCGCTGGAGTCGGCATTCTCGGCATTGCTTGGGCCTTTGGAGGcatgatcttcatcctcgtttACTGCACCGCCGGTATCTCTG GAGGGCACATTAACCCGGCAGTGACGTTCGGGCTGTTCCTGGCTCGAAAGGTGTCGTTGATAAGGGCGGTGCTGTACATGGTGGCGCAGTGCTTGGGAGCCATATGCGGTGTTGGGCTTGTGAAGGGCTTCCAAAAGACTCACTACAACCAGAACGGAGGTGGTGCCAACGAGCTGGCACAAGGGTACAACAAGGGCGTTGGACTCGGGGCTGAGATCATCGGTACCTTTGTTCTTGTCTACACTGTTTTCTCAGCCACTGATCCGAAGAGGAGCGCCAGAGACTCTCATGTTCCT GTGTTGGCACCACTCCCTATTGGCTTCGCTGTGTTCATGGTTCACCTGGCAACAATCCCAATCACCGGTACTGGTATCAACCCAGCTAGAAGTTTCGGAGCCGCAGTGATCTACAACCAGGACAAGGCCTGGGATGACCAA TGGATTTTCTGGGTTGGACCATTTATTGGAGCTGCAATTGCTGCCTTCTATCACCAATTCATCCTCAGAGCAGGAGCCATTAAGGCTCTAGGTTCCTTCAGAAGTAACGCTTAA